Proteins encoded by one window of Salicibibacter halophilus:
- a CDS encoding NAD(P)/FAD-dependent oxidoreductase gives MKYDLIIVGSGPAGLSAGIEAAKNGLKVIILDENPFAGGKLIGQLHEEPKNGWWIGKQVAASLYNEAKALGVRFLYEREVWGIFPKWNVKLNKGKELHAPFILIATGAAEKAIPLPGWTLPGVMAIGAAQVMNNYHRVQPGKKVAVVGVDPLALTVAHEMKMGGVDVVGLFLPPSNDFSGTKSEPKEMISDLASMAHLAPNVMLKTAGKLARYKSIRNMGAHLYPAKGVKVWDIPLVIRKNVREINGGQQVESITVDQMDGEGNIQPNRQQKIEVDCVCISGGLYPVTELTAAIGCESAYIEELGGHVPLYGEDLQTTQDGIYVAGNITGIEGAKIAMAQGQLVGFFVSRRAGFIKDLDEKEMIKYMEKITDARETSPIKFMRNIDRGREKMERRWREYALRKE, from the coding sequence ATGAAGTATGACCTTATCATAGTCGGGTCAGGACCGGCCGGTCTGAGTGCCGGCATAGAAGCGGCGAAAAACGGTCTGAAAGTAATCATTTTAGACGAGAATCCGTTTGCCGGTGGAAAGTTAATCGGCCAGCTGCATGAAGAGCCGAAAAATGGTTGGTGGATCGGAAAACAGGTGGCAGCATCTCTATATAATGAGGCAAAAGCACTCGGCGTTAGATTTTTGTATGAAAGAGAAGTGTGGGGGATTTTTCCAAAGTGGAACGTTAAGTTGAACAAGGGAAAGGAGTTACATGCCCCGTTTATATTGATTGCTACTGGGGCTGCCGAAAAGGCAATCCCTCTACCTGGATGGACCTTGCCGGGTGTGATGGCAATCGGAGCGGCGCAAGTCATGAATAATTATCACCGTGTGCAACCCGGAAAAAAAGTCGCGGTAGTTGGCGTTGATCCATTAGCTTTAACGGTCGCCCATGAAATGAAAATGGGAGGAGTGGATGTCGTTGGTCTCTTTCTCCCGCCTAGCAATGATTTTTCAGGGACAAAATCCGAGCCGAAAGAAATGATCTCTGACTTGGCATCGATGGCGCATCTAGCACCAAATGTTATGTTGAAAACAGCGGGAAAATTAGCCCGATATAAATCTATAAGAAACATGGGCGCTCATTTATACCCTGCTAAAGGGGTAAAGGTGTGGGACATTCCTTTAGTGATAAGGAAAAACGTAAGGGAAATAAACGGGGGTCAGCAAGTAGAAAGCATAACGGTAGACCAAATGGATGGCGAAGGTAATATACAACCGAATCGACAGCAAAAGATAGAGGTCGATTGCGTTTGCATTTCCGGAGGGTTATATCCAGTCACGGAACTCACTGCTGCCATTGGTTGCGAGTCGGCCTACATTGAAGAATTAGGCGGGCATGTGCCTCTATACGGCGAGGATTTGCAGACAACCCAAGACGGGATTTATGTCGCCGGGAACATAACAGGCATTGAAGGTGCAAAAATAGCGATGGCTCAAGGACAACTCGTCGGCTTTTTCGTAAGCAGGAGAGCAGGGTTCATTAAAGATCTTGATGAAAAAGAAATGATTAAATACATGGAAAAAATCACGGATGCAAGAGAAACATCCCCTATTAAATTCATGCGAAACATTGATCGGGGACGGGAGAAAATGGAACGGCGGTGGCGGGAATACGCTTTGAGGAAAGAGTGA
- the pdxR gene encoding MocR-like pyridoxine biosynthesis transcription factor PdxR encodes MLHIPIDRDHSLPVYKQIYEWIKNEILQGTLTSETKLPSKRTLASSMNVSQNSVLSAYNQLIAEGYLYTKERSGYFVETIQPIRPHHVEKKLDPKLLETPAKSYRYSFSHMGVDSSLFPVQSWHQCAQKAISEDQTLLSEINHPQGTYKLREIVANKIRHTRGVFCEPEQIVIGASTQWLLQLFLFVIAEHEPFAIEEPGYHRLSSLLKTLGHDVYHVPVDTHGLNVEKLRETPATVAIVTPSHQMPTGSIMPVSRRTELLYWSYEKEERYVIEDDYDSEFKYEGDIIPSLQSLDVNGKVIYIDSFSKSLLPDLRMSYMVLPLGLIDVFKEKGLHFMQTTSVLTQLTLARFLDSGEYDKHIKRMSKYYKEMRAKVIEAIQERFGTRVRVEGEKAGLHFLLHLDTEEPVEPIMERADKMDIELYSIQRFMHGQVGSAPPTLIIGFAKLKPEEIYEAVEALYQCCFPE; translated from the coding sequence ATGCTTCATATCCCGATTGACCGCGACCATTCACTCCCTGTTTATAAACAAATTTATGAATGGATCAAAAATGAAATTTTGCAAGGTACGTTGACGTCCGAAACAAAACTACCTTCAAAGCGCACATTGGCATCGTCAATGAATGTCAGTCAAAATAGTGTCCTTTCTGCTTACAATCAACTGATCGCGGAAGGATATTTATATACAAAAGAACGAAGTGGTTATTTTGTTGAAACGATCCAACCGATTCGCCCCCACCATGTAGAAAAAAAGCTCGATCCAAAATTATTGGAAACTCCTGCAAAATCTTATCGTTATTCCTTTTCCCATATGGGTGTGGATTCTTCCCTTTTTCCTGTTCAAAGTTGGCACCAGTGTGCACAAAAAGCCATCAGCGAAGATCAAACGTTGCTATCGGAAATTAACCACCCGCAAGGCACCTATAAATTACGGGAGATCGTGGCAAATAAAATTCGGCACACGCGCGGGGTCTTCTGCGAGCCAGAACAAATTGTAATCGGGGCAAGTACGCAATGGCTGTTGCAGTTATTCCTATTTGTCATCGCCGAACATGAACCGTTTGCAATTGAAGAACCTGGGTACCACCGGCTCAGCTCCTTGTTAAAAACATTGGGTCATGATGTCTATCACGTGCCTGTCGATACTCATGGCTTGAATGTAGAAAAATTACGGGAAACACCGGCAACTGTCGCTATTGTGACGCCTTCCCATCAAATGCCCACGGGATCCATTATGCCGGTCTCACGCCGAACAGAGTTGCTTTATTGGAGCTACGAAAAAGAAGAGAGGTATGTGATCGAAGATGATTATGATTCCGAGTTTAAATACGAAGGCGACATCATTCCTTCATTACAAAGTTTGGATGTCAATGGAAAAGTGATTTATATCGACTCTTTTTCAAAGTCGTTACTTCCCGATCTCAGAATGAGTTACATGGTATTGCCGTTGGGGTTAATCGATGTGTTTAAAGAAAAAGGTCTGCATTTTATGCAAACCACTTCCGTCCTTACACAATTGACATTGGCTCGATTTTTGGACAGCGGGGAATATGATAAACATATTAAACGCATGAGCAAATACTACAAAGAGATGAGAGCAAAAGTGATCGAGGCGATACAGGAGCGTTTCGGGACACGGGTTCGTGTGGAGGGCGAAAAAGCCGGCTTGCACTTTTTGTTACATTTGGATACAGAGGAACCGGTTGAGCCTATTATGGAGCGGGCGGATAAGATGGATATTGAATTATATTCGATTCAACGTTTTATGCATGGGCAAGTAGGAAGCGCACCACCGACACTGATCATCGGCTTTGCGAAATTGAAACCGGAGGAGATTTATGAAGCGGTGGAGGCTTTATACCAGTGTTGTTTTCCGGAGTAA
- a CDS encoding aminotransferase class III-fold pyridoxal phosphate-dependent enzyme: MAAFEIVKEDGKTPDAEKTASILKEANASGLLLLSSGVHSNVIRFLAPLVITDEELDKGLKILEDILRQQ, from the coding sequence ATGGCCGCCTTTGAAATTGTTAAAGAAGATGGAAAGACGCCGGACGCGGAAAAAACAGCTTCGATTTTAAAAGAGGCAAATGCCTCCGGATTGTTGTTGCTTTCCTCCGGGGTGCATAGCAACGTCATTCGTTTCCTCGCCCCACTTGTAATAACAGATGAGGAATTGGACAAAGGATTGAAAATCCTTGAGGACATATTAAGGCAACAGTGA
- a CDS encoding YjiH family protein, with amino-acid sequence MSNKKRLKGQHSLDRNDKKNYFKFIFPSLLAAGLFMIPISYEGQWTIAVGVLVEILLDQFEAVIPWVMSWLLVICALFALIVRVAQPLWVMNHPFLYELFFVNNFWLVLRILGAVFAFLTLYQVGPSLIIHESTGQVVLYDLVVVLAAWFLFAGLLIPILMDYGLMEYLGTLVRKIMRPVFKVPGRSSVDAAASWMGSSVVGVLISMKQHEQGFYSEKEAATVVTNFTIASPAFGLIVVNIIGLDHMFLPMYITVTIAVIIAAIICPRIPPLSRKSNTYKKGVGQQIGEEVPTDKSNHSWAVEKAVGKASYAEGPVTLLKKGIQNILDVWIGVLPLIMAVGTVAMIIAEFTPVFTYLSYPLIPILELMGSLRQQKQLRR; translated from the coding sequence ATGTCTAATAAAAAACGTTTAAAGGGACAGCATTCCCTTGACAGGAATGATAAGAAAAACTATTTTAAATTTATTTTTCCTTCTCTACTTGCTGCTGGCTTGTTTATGATTCCCATCTCCTATGAGGGACAGTGGACGATTGCTGTTGGTGTTTTAGTGGAAATCCTACTTGATCAATTTGAAGCGGTCATCCCCTGGGTTATGAGCTGGCTTTTGGTCATATGCGCTTTGTTTGCACTTATTGTGAGAGTAGCCCAGCCCCTTTGGGTAATGAATCATCCTTTTTTATATGAATTATTTTTTGTAAACAATTTTTGGTTAGTATTGCGGATATTAGGGGCTGTTTTTGCCTTTTTGACTTTATACCAGGTAGGGCCAAGCCTCATTATACATGAATCCACTGGCCAAGTAGTTCTTTATGATCTCGTTGTCGTATTAGCCGCCTGGTTCTTATTTGCAGGTTTGCTTATCCCCATATTAATGGATTATGGGTTGATGGAATATTTAGGAACGCTTGTACGCAAAATTATGCGTCCGGTATTTAAAGTTCCTGGACGTTCTTCGGTAGATGCGGCTGCTTCTTGGATGGGGAGTAGCGTGGTGGGCGTTTTGATCTCAATGAAACAACATGAGCAAGGCTTCTATTCAGAAAAAGAAGCCGCCACTGTTGTGACTAATTTCACAATAGCTTCTCCTGCTTTTGGGCTTATCGTTGTTAACATTATCGGTCTTGATCACATGTTTCTTCCCATGTATATCACTGTCACGATAGCTGTTATCATAGCTGCAATCATTTGCCCCCGTATTCCACCGCTGTCCCGCAAATCAAATACGTATAAAAAAGGCGTGGGGCAGCAAATTGGTGAGGAAGTGCCAACAGATAAAAGTAACCACAGTTGGGCTGTCGAGAAAGCCGTAGGAAAAGCCTCTTATGCTGAAGGGCCGGTTACGCTTCTTAAAAAGGGAATCCAAAACATCCTAGATGTATGGATCGGTGTATTACCCTTGATTATGGCTGTAGGTACAGTTGCCATGATTATAGCAGAATTTACTCCCGTATTTACTTATTTATCTTATCCTCTTATTCCAATATTAGAATTAATGGGGTCCCTGAGGCAGCAGAAGCAGCTCCGGCGCTAA
- a CDS encoding IS1380 family transposase yields MATLPQITMDFNRKVKLSNDGGDLSSDTGEILFREFDEKLGFFHTLDKNLHLKDERLYHLHSNEQLLRQKLYQIIAGYDEDDAADQLTDDPVFRQIIGTDALASQPSLSRFFARFDTESIDQLNQANQALLDKVHQVRGSKSLIFDLDSTHANTYGEQESTDYNAHYGTVGYHPLVAFDGITGDFMKAQLRPGNVYTSNGVVDFVKPLIKHYNETFPETIPFLRGDSGFAVPELYELCEEESVYYVIRLKSNANLQRLADELHPATPDVTQTECYYEETEYQAKSWAKPRKVIIQSIRPAGELFFTHAFFVTSLFDAFSPKEIVRSYQKRGTMENYIKEAKNGFDLDRMSSHSFQANEARMMFSLFAYNLTNWLRTLCFPEEQKRMQIQTIRSKVIKVASKLVKSGRSFYFKLASSFVYETFFWKVLRRIQALKLE; encoded by the coding sequence ATGGCTACATTACCGCAAATAACCATGGATTTCAATCGCAAAGTGAAGTTGTCGAATGACGGTGGTGATCTTTCCTCTGATACAGGTGAGATCTTATTTCGGGAGTTCGATGAAAAACTTGGGTTTTTCCATACGCTGGATAAAAACCTGCATCTGAAAGACGAGAGACTGTACCACCTTCATTCGAATGAGCAATTGCTTCGCCAAAAGCTTTATCAGATAATTGCCGGCTATGATGAAGATGATGCGGCGGATCAATTAACGGATGATCCCGTGTTTAGGCAAATCATTGGAACGGATGCGTTAGCTTCTCAACCCAGTTTATCCAGATTCTTTGCCCGGTTTGACACCGAATCTATTGATCAATTAAATCAAGCCAATCAAGCGCTTTTAGACAAAGTCCATCAAGTGAGAGGCTCAAAGAGCCTTATCTTTGATTTGGACTCCACGCATGCCAATACATACGGTGAACAAGAATCAACCGATTACAATGCGCATTATGGCACCGTCGGCTATCATCCTCTCGTTGCTTTCGATGGGATCACCGGTGATTTTATGAAGGCTCAACTACGCCCGGGCAACGTCTATACGTCCAACGGGGTTGTGGATTTTGTGAAGCCCCTGATCAAGCATTACAACGAAACATTTCCGGAGACGATCCCATTTCTGCGCGGGGACAGTGGCTTTGCGGTTCCGGAGCTGTATGAGCTATGTGAAGAGGAATCCGTCTATTACGTGATTCGCTTGAAATCCAATGCCAACCTGCAACGACTAGCCGATGAGCTCCATCCGGCAACACCGGACGTTACACAAACCGAATGCTATTATGAGGAAACCGAATACCAAGCCAAATCATGGGCCAAGCCCCGAAAAGTCATCATTCAATCCATTCGTCCGGCCGGCGAATTGTTTTTCACGCATGCATTCTTTGTGACAAGCCTGTTCGATGCCTTCTCTCCCAAAGAGATCGTCCGTTCTTACCAAAAACGTGGAACGATGGAGAATTATATCAAGGAAGCCAAAAATGGTTTTGACTTGGATCGAATGAGCAGCCATTCGTTTCAGGCCAACGAAGCAAGGATGATGTTTAGCTTGTTCGCGTACAATTTAACCAACTGGCTACGTACCCTTTGTTTTCCGGAGGAACAAAAGCGCATGCAAATCCAAACTATACGATCAAAGGTCATTAAAGTGGCAAGCAAGTTAGTAAAATCAGGGCGCTCGTTTTATTTCAAATTGGCTTCAAGCTTTGTTTATGAGACGTTTTTTTGGAAAGTGCTCCGACGCATTCAAGCCCTTAAACTGGAATGA
- the megL gene encoding methionine gamma-lyase encodes MKKETGYIHGHEDKERHYGSLVPPIYQSSTFTFPDAESGEARFAGNEGGYMYSRLGNPTVREFEERMAKAEGGEKALAFASGMAAVSAVLTSLLKSGDHVLVSKGVYGCTFGLLSWLYDRFQVRAAYISMENEADLEEHLQPTTKVIYVETPINPTMKMTDFSLITKFAKEHNLTVVVDNTFASPYLQRPLERNADVVVHSATKYLGGHGDVIAGVAVGNFDFMEVVRKNAQKDMGGVLGSFESWLLLRGMKTLAVRMDRHCSNAKVIAGKLKNHPQVESIFFPGDPDFNQYYLAKKQMDQPGAMISFTVKGGKEAAFNMMNRLKMIAIAVSLGDAETLVQHPASMTHAVIPEAEREFMEIGDNMLRLSVGLEHHEDIWRDLEQALTGE; translated from the coding sequence GTGAAAAAAGAAACAGGCTATATTCACGGCCATGAGGACAAAGAGCGCCATTACGGGAGTTTAGTTCCGCCTATTTATCAATCGAGTACGTTTACGTTTCCTGACGCGGAGAGCGGGGAAGCTCGTTTTGCCGGTAATGAAGGCGGTTACATGTATAGTCGTCTTGGAAATCCGACGGTTCGGGAATTTGAAGAGCGAATGGCCAAAGCGGAAGGCGGAGAAAAGGCGCTGGCATTTGCTTCCGGAATGGCTGCTGTCTCTGCTGTTTTAACGTCGTTACTAAAAAGCGGGGATCATGTGCTTGTCTCCAAAGGTGTGTATGGCTGTACATTCGGGCTTTTATCGTGGCTTTACGATCGTTTTCAAGTGAGAGCTGCTTACATTTCTATGGAAAATGAGGCAGATCTCGAAGAACATCTCCAACCGACAACAAAAGTCATTTATGTTGAGACGCCCATCAATCCAACGATGAAAATGACAGATTTTTCGCTCATTACGAAGTTTGCGAAGGAACATAACCTGACGGTTGTCGTGGACAATACCTTTGCTTCTCCTTATCTGCAGCGGCCACTTGAGCGTAACGCCGACGTCGTCGTTCACAGCGCTACCAAATATTTGGGCGGCCATGGCGACGTAATTGCCGGAGTGGCGGTTGGCAATTTCGATTTCATGGAAGTAGTCAGAAAGAATGCACAAAAAGATATGGGCGGTGTCCTCGGATCTTTTGAATCTTGGTTATTGCTACGAGGAATGAAGACCCTTGCCGTGCGCATGGACCGGCACTGCAGTAACGCAAAGGTGATCGCCGGAAAACTGAAAAACCATCCGCAAGTGGAATCCATTTTCTTTCCGGGCGATCCTGATTTTAACCAATATTACCTGGCTAAAAAACAGATGGATCAGCCGGGCGCGATGATTAGCTTTACCGTCAAGGGCGGAAAAGAAGCGGCTTTTAACATGATGAACCGACTGAAAATGATCGCGATCGCGGTAAGTCTCGGCGACGCGGAAACGCTGGTCCAACACCCGGCATCGATGACTCATGCCGTAATTCCTGAAGCCGAGCGGGAGTTTATGGAGATCGGCGACAATATGCTCCGTTTATCGGTTGGGCTTGAGCACCATGAAGATATTTGGCGGGATTTGGAACAGGCATTGACAGGAGAGTAA
- a CDS encoding MarR family winged helix-turn-helix transcriptional regulator, whose translation MRLYGHYINQTARNFVKTLNERISPLGLYSSQWGVILFLVAEGKSTQRQISDYLRVEAPTMTRTITRMEKEGLITKTSGEDRRARYIELTEKANALYEKWLKESDKMENEAIKGINAEDLDTFLRVLETMNANLDKR comes from the coding sequence ATGAGGCTGTATGGTCATTATATTAATCAAACGGCAAGAAATTTCGTGAAGACGCTAAATGAACGGATTTCTCCTCTCGGACTCTATAGTTCTCAATGGGGAGTTATTTTATTTTTGGTTGCTGAAGGAAAGTCCACGCAACGCCAAATCAGTGATTATTTGCGGGTGGAAGCACCGACGATGACGCGTACCATCACTAGAATGGAAAAGGAAGGACTTATTACGAAGACTTCCGGTGAAGACCGTCGCGCCCGTTATATTGAGTTAACGGAAAAAGCTAACGCACTATACGAGAAATGGCTGAAAGAATCGGACAAAATGGAAAACGAGGCCATAAAAGGCATTAATGCAGAAGATCTGGACACTTTTCTACGAGTCTTGGAAACAATGAATGCGAATCTCGATAAAAGGTAA
- a CDS encoding YczE/YyaS/YitT family protein, translated as MKTQHKDNKHHDSFSFFLIRVALFFAGLLTLSFGGSLMIQSTLGTATWDVLHIGLANLSPLSVGMWVQIVGILMICMTWRIEKQKPKIGTFVNILCIGILLDIWLLLPIGQVFSSTWQLFFVLIAGIVFMGIGAGMYVSTGLGAGPRDGMTLALANKSGKSIRFVRTLLEGTALFLGWLLGGPVAFGTFLSVFLIGPVMQASLGFWRKQVAKWKSVAQVHGNTKKEAHPSTGRW; from the coding sequence ATGAAAACGCAGCATAAAGACAATAAACACCACGATAGCTTCTCTTTTTTCTTAATAAGAGTTGCTTTATTTTTTGCGGGATTATTAACGCTTTCGTTTGGAGGCAGTTTAATGATCCAGTCGACGCTTGGCACGGCAACATGGGACGTTCTTCATATCGGTCTTGCCAATCTGAGTCCATTATCCGTCGGCATGTGGGTTCAGATCGTCGGTATTTTGATGATCTGTATGACATGGCGTATTGAGAAACAAAAGCCAAAGATTGGAACGTTTGTAAACATTTTATGCATCGGAATATTGCTTGATATCTGGTTACTGTTGCCCATCGGACAAGTATTTTCAAGCACATGGCAACTGTTTTTCGTGCTGATTGCCGGCATTGTCTTCATGGGCATCGGCGCGGGCATGTATGTATCCACAGGTCTCGGAGCTGGTCCGCGTGATGGCATGACGCTTGCGCTCGCCAATAAATCAGGAAAATCCATTCGCTTCGTGAGAACGCTATTAGAAGGAACAGCCCTTTTCTTAGGATGGCTGCTTGGCGGCCCCGTTGCTTTCGGTACCTTCTTATCTGTATTTTTGATCGGTCCTGTCATGCAAGCATCCCTCGGCTTCTGGCGAAAGCAAGTGGCCAAATGGAAAAGCGTCGCTCAGGTCCATGGGAATACAAAAAAAGAAGCCCATCCGTCTACAGGTAGGTGGTGA
- the sigK gene encoding RNA polymerase sporulation sigma factor SigK translates to MSGIFTAIAYAFKEIMLFVSYVKNQAFPQPLSKDDEKKYLELMNEGDEHARNMLIEHNLRLVAHIVKKFESTNEDNEDLISIGTIGLIKGIESYSPDKGTKLATYAARCIENEILMHFRSLKKVSKDISIYEPIGADKEGNELSLMEILKEDGPDIVENLHLKMEKRHIYESIYVLSEREREVVVARFGLGEDEERTQREIAKDLGISRSYVSRIEKRALLKLFQAFYKRQQGEGR, encoded by the coding sequence ATGTCTGGCATTTTTACGGCGATTGCGTATGCATTTAAAGAAATTATGCTGTTCGTTTCCTATGTCAAAAATCAGGCGTTTCCTCAACCTTTATCAAAGGACGATGAAAAGAAATACCTAGAGCTCATGAACGAAGGAGATGAACATGCGCGGAACATGTTGATTGAGCACAATTTGCGTCTTGTTGCACATATCGTTAAGAAATTTGAAAGTACGAATGAAGATAACGAAGATTTAATTTCCATCGGTACGATTGGGCTTATTAAAGGGATTGAGAGTTATTCGCCGGATAAGGGGACAAAGCTCGCGACGTACGCGGCGCGCTGTATTGAAAATGAAATCCTGATGCACTTTCGTTCCCTTAAAAAAGTAAGCAAGGACATCTCCATATACGAGCCGATTGGGGCGGATAAAGAGGGGAACGAGCTCAGTTTAATGGAAATTCTTAAAGAGGATGGGCCGGATATTGTCGAAAATTTGCATCTAAAAATGGAAAAACGCCATATTTATGAGAGCATTTATGTGCTGTCGGAACGAGAACGGGAAGTCGTCGTGGCAAGATTCGGACTCGGTGAAGATGAGGAGCGAACGCAGAGGGAGATTGCAAAGGATTTGGGGATCTCCAGGAGCTATGTTTCCAGAATTGAAAAACGTGCCCTCCTGAAGCTATTTCAGGCCTTCTACAAGCGTCAGCAAGGGGAGGGCCGGTAA
- a CDS encoding HU family DNA-binding protein, whose product MNKTDLINSVAEHADLSKKEASKAVDSVFDNITDTLKKGDKVQLVGFGSFEVRERASRKGRNPQTGEEIEIPSTKNPAFRPGKQLKDAVN is encoded by the coding sequence ATGAATAAGACAGATTTGATCAATTCTGTTGCAGAACATGCCGATCTTTCCAAAAAAGAAGCGTCTAAAGCTGTAGATTCGGTATTCGACAACATTACCGACACGTTGAAAAAAGGCGATAAAGTACAACTTGTTGGTTTTGGCAGTTTCGAAGTTCGCGAGCGAGCTTCCCGCAAAGGGCGCAACCCGCAAACCGGTGAGGAAATTGAAATTCCGTCGACCAAAAACCCGGCATTTCGTCCCGGAAAGCAATTGAAAGACGCGGTCAATTAA
- the mnhG gene encoding monovalent cation/H(+) antiporter subunit G, with the protein MIEILISLFVLSGSLLSLVGSLGIMRLPDVYARMHAATKSATLGVVLLILGTFTYFLSEGVFSLQLLITIVFVFLTAPVAAMIISRSAHRHGVKLWSRTKHDELMESYPEHLKPERHDES; encoded by the coding sequence TTGATCGAGATTCTCATTAGTTTATTTGTGCTCAGCGGCAGTTTATTAAGCTTGGTCGGCTCCCTCGGCATTATGCGTTTGCCGGATGTCTACGCCCGCATGCACGCGGCGACCAAAAGCGCCACGCTCGGTGTTGTTTTGCTTATTTTAGGTACGTTTACGTATTTTTTGTCCGAGGGCGTCTTCAGCCTTCAGCTCTTGATCACCATCGTCTTTGTGTTCCTCACCGCCCCGGTGGCCGCGATGATTATTTCCCGTTCTGCCCACCGGCATGGCGTTAAGTTATGGAGTCGAACGAAACATGACGAACTCATGGAAAGTTATCCGGAACATCTCAAACCTGAACGTCATGACGAGAGCTGA
- a CDS encoding Na(+)/H(+) antiporter subunit F1: MLETVLVTGLVIFSISLLLCIWRALKGPTLWDRVIALDSFGLNLIGFIGILMILQSTSAYAEVVLVLGILAFVGSVALAKFLERGVVIDRDSH; this comes from the coding sequence GTGTTGGAAACAGTGCTGGTGACTGGGCTGGTTATCTTCTCCATTTCTTTGTTGCTCTGTATATGGCGGGCACTAAAAGGGCCGACGCTGTGGGACCGCGTGATCGCCCTTGACTCCTTTGGCTTGAACTTAATTGGGTTTATCGGCATCCTCATGATTTTACAATCAACGAGCGCTTACGCTGAAGTTGTGTTGGTGTTAGGGATTTTAGCCTTTGTCGGCTCGGTTGCGTTAGCGAAGTTTTTGGAAAGGGGGGTCGTCATTGATCGAGATTCTCATTAG
- a CDS encoding Na+/H+ antiporter subunit E — MAFQILLNIAIAIFWAALQGEFTSVDFVIGYVIGLGVVYFLRGSLNDTFYMARVWAILKLIALFIKELVTANLDMVRIVLSPKLNVTPGIIAVRTSLKTDWEVTVLSMCITLTPGTMTMDYSEDGRTLYIHCIHVENTQEVIDDVRNNFERAIREVTK, encoded by the coding sequence ATGGCTTTTCAAATTCTTTTAAATATCGCTATCGCCATTTTCTGGGCGGCTCTTCAAGGTGAATTCACAAGCGTAGATTTCGTCATTGGCTATGTAATCGGTCTTGGTGTGGTCTATTTTCTCCGAGGTTCCTTGAATGATACCTTTTACATGGCGCGGGTCTGGGCCATCCTAAAACTGATTGCTCTTTTCATTAAAGAACTCGTGACCGCAAATCTTGATATGGTTCGCATCGTATTGAGTCCTAAGTTAAACGTAACCCCGGGAATTATTGCCGTCCGAACCTCTTTGAAAACCGATTGGGAAGTGACGGTGCTTTCGATGTGCATTACGCTTACGCCCGGCACGATGACGATGGATTACTCCGAAGATGGCCGTACCCTCTACATTCATTGCATTCATGTGGAGAATACACAGGAAGTGATTGATGATGTTCGCAACAACTTCGAGCGGGCCATTCGGGAGGTGACGAAATAG
- a CDS encoding Na(+)/H(+) antiporter subunit C, with protein MELLMSIVVGACFMVGTYLIMTRSLLRVVIGLNMLAHGTHLLLLTMAGLKTGAPPLLDRGETAFTDPLPQALILTAIVISFGVTAFTLVLAYRTYKVYQTDDLEQLRGSHDE; from the coding sequence ATGGAGTTGCTCATGTCGATTGTCGTCGGTGCGTGTTTTATGGTGGGCACTTATTTAATTATGACGCGCAGTTTGCTGAGAGTCGTCATCGGTTTAAATATGTTGGCCCACGGGACCCACCTTTTGCTTTTAACGATGGCAGGTCTAAAAACCGGGGCTCCCCCGCTGCTTGATCGCGGGGAAACGGCTTTTACCGATCCGCTTCCGCAGGCGCTCATCCTTACAGCGATCGTAATTAGTTTTGGGGTTACCGCTTTTACGCTGGTGTTAGCCTACCGAACGTACAAAGTGTACCAAACAGATGATCTTGAACAGTTAAGGGGTTCCCATGATGAATAA
- a CDS encoding sporulation histidine kinase inhibitor Sda: protein MRNLSDEMLIEAYERALTLNLNDDFIAIIQSEMERRSLTVTQSLAE, encoded by the coding sequence ATGCGAAACCTTTCTGATGAAATGTTGATAGAGGCATATGAACGAGCTTTGACGTTAAACTTGAATGATGATTTTATCGCGATCATTCAATCAGAAATGGAACGACGCTCCCTTACGGTGACGCAGTCACTAGCTGAGTAA